A stretch of the Topomyia yanbarensis strain Yona2022 unplaced genomic scaffold, ASM3024719v1 HiC_scaffold_102, whole genome shotgun sequence genome encodes the following:
- the LOC131694591 gene encoding clumping factor B-like, translated as CSCTVPLGPSGTSSSCGGDRSQSDKSNNSNASNRGMSTLPPLGDIKMSSGPPDMPDNAPSIGSAAGGISTGGLDRPDNARNDSSRHSSSKKARTEHHHKSMVPEIPEKVVKSANSGYVDPHSSDHVIAMTQLKETIATLQRKMKQKDGIILEKEKEISAWKGKHLYLEQDLMRKYKDMEKNYEFKVDVLNKKLKSQLLEISQLSKAAKDATEKKKKPIGFLTNTKLHKLKPETKEKERDKVISRNRIADDDDEEEKEDIDSDKASDKGESGRNTPKEIGKDSPRDVDSGKESPRDSDKEDDKEEELEKKTINDNEDAMEKDDEQGKSNGSTKEGDDSDKENDDRKDEEKESEKNKEKDSNFEQGSDKGSRRNSEQGSDKGSRPNSEHGSDKGSDNESDKDSDHGSDKDSDRASAKGSDRGSVNGSNRGYDRGSDNGSNRGSDKGWNRGSNRGSDKGSNRGSDKGSDRGSDKGSDHESDKDSDGGSDKGSDHGSDKGSDHGSDKGSDHGSDKGSDHGSDKGSDHGSDRGSDHGSDKGSDHGSDKESDNESEDRSAKDSDKDSGSDSGSDRDSDRDSD; from the coding sequence GGAATGTCTACGCTGCCACCATTGGGAGATATTAAAATGAGTTCGGGACCACCGGACATGCCCGACAATGCTCCTTCAATAGGATCGGCTGCAGGTGGGATCAGTACTGGCGGGCTAGATCGCCCAGATAATGCCAGAAATGATAGTAGTCGTCATTCGTCTAGCAAGAAAGCTCGCACCGAACATCATCACAAATCGATGGTTCCAGAAATTCCGGAAAAGGTGGTAAAAAGTGCTAATAGCGGATATGTCGATCCCCACAGCTCAGATCATGTTATTGCAATGACGCAACTTAAAGAAACGATAGCcactttgcagagaaaaatgaaacaaaaggaCGGCATCATTCTTGAGAAGGAAAAAGAGATCAGCGCCTGGAAAGGAAAGCATTTATACTTAGAACAGGACTTGATGCGAAAATACAAAGATATGGAAAAGAACTATGAGTTCAAGGTTGatgttttaaataaaaaattaaagtcgcagTTGCTGGAAATTTCCCAACTGTCCAAGGCAGCAAAGGATGCAACAGAGAAGAAAAAGAAACCGATTGGCTTTTTAACAAATACAAAGCTTCACAAACTAAAACCGGAAACGAAGGAGAAAGAGCGCGATAAAGTTATCAGCCGTAATCGTATAGCCGACGATGACGACGAAGAAGAGAAAGAAGATATAGACAGCGACAAGGCTTCGGATAAGGGAGAATCTGGAAGAAATACACCTAAAGAAATTGGAAAGGATAGTCCACGCGATGTCGATTCTGGAAAAGAAAGTCCTCGTGATTCTGACAAGGAAGACGACAAGGAGGAGGAGCTTGAGAAGAAGACAATCAATGATAATGAAGACGCAATGGAAAAAGATGACGAACAGGGCAAGAGTAACGGATCTACTAAAGAAGGCGACGATTCGGACAAAGAAAACGACGATAGGAAGGATGAAGAAAAGGAATCCGAGAAAAACAAAGAAAAGGATAGTAACTTCGAACAAGGTTCTGATAAAGGATCCCGACGAAATTCTGAACAGGGTTCTGATAAAGGATCTCGACCAAATTCTGAGCACGGCTCTGATAAGGGATCAGACAACGAATCCGATAAAGATTCCGATCATGGGTCGGATAAGGACTCTGATCGAGCATCGGCAAAAGGATCTGATCGCGGTTCTGTCAATGGATCTAATCGAGGATATGATCGTGGATCTGATAATGGTTCGAATAGAGGATCTGACAAGGGTTGGAATAGAGGATCTAATCGTGGTTCAGACAAAGGTTCGAATCGCGGTTCGGACAAAGGATCGGATCGTGGTTCGGACAAAGGGTCTGATCATGAATCGGACAAGGATTCAGATGGTGGTTCAGACAAAGGATCTGATCATGGTTCAGACAAAGGATCTGATCATGGTTCAGATAAAGGATCTGATCATGGTTCAGATAAAGGGTCTGATCATGGATCGGACAAGGGATCTGATCATGGTTCCGATCGTGGCTCGGATCACGGTTCCGATAAAGGGTCAGATCACGGATCAGATAAAGAAAGCGATAATGAATCAGAGGACCGGTCTGCAAAAGACAGCGATAAGGATAGTGGATCCGATAGCGGTTCCGATCGGGACAGCGATCGTGATTCAGATTAG